TCAAAAGCCACGAGTTGAGACCCGAACACCTAAGCACAGCCTGCAGAGCGTGCATCACATTTCAGCCCCACCGCCTCCCCCTTCCAACCAAGCTATTCGCACACTTCTCGCCATGCTGAGGGAAACACCGGTCATAAAGAGAGCAGGATCTGCCCATGAATACTCAACTGATACCTTCTGGCTCGCTTCCATCAACTATAAATGCAGGTCAGGAAGCAGAGGATTGGGGGTGTAGCAGGGCAACCTGAGCTGAGTGTCACTGCAGTCTACTGGGGCAACCAAAACATTtaccacacaaaaacacacactcacaaacaggTGTGGATCATTAAAACATGCAACACCTTTTTCTCTCTGGGAGTTTTTCTTTGAGATggtctgtgcacacacacacacacacagtctggagGGAACCCCAGCTGCTGTATATACCATAAACACACGTGTGCAGGACTGCCATGAAGAATTCCCTGGCAGTCTGTGTGGCTCTGTATGTCAATGATATTTCATATGCTAATGCTATCAAGCTGACATCATTCTTCAATTTATTTCCAGTCAGTCAAAGCGCTTTTGCAGGCAGTTAGAATTGTGTGCATATAAAATATGGAAAGGgatttattttataaaacaataatatgctctttttttaaaaaagaaaagtattgcaattgttttttttttttaatgtgctatTATGATTTAAATACATCTGTATCGACAGACTGGAAAGTGTGCAGTGCATCTCTCACCAGCAGCCGGTCTCACTGAGCCCCTGTCCAGAGCGAGGTTAGGTTGCACCATGGGGGTCTGGGGAGGACACGGTCTGTTCCTCagtctctccgtctccctcctcatCTCTTCCATCCGGCGCTGAAGCCCTTCCAGCTCCCTTTCCAGGCGCTCCTTCTCTCCAcgcagcaggttcctctcccCCATGGCCTGGttcagcgcctcctgcagaTCAGGCTGCGCTCTGTTCGGGGAGCCCTGGGGCCTCGCCGGTTGTAGAGTGTCTCCTCCGCTGAGCCGAGCCACCAGGACCTCCAGCAGGCTGAGTCTGGCCTTCAGGCCCTCTACCTCGGGACCTCCAGTTTGTGGGCAGCTGGCCTCCACTGGGCTTGGTACGGTGAAGGTGTACTGGCATCGCCCGCTTCGGTCATTCCCCCTCCAGAGAGCAGCTCGATCCTGTTGTGCATCACCTTGCAGCAGAAGACCaagcacacacaaagacaggaggaagatcaTGTTCGACTCTGTCCCACCACACTGTTTACTTTTTTATCTGTCCAGTCTGGTCTAGAATTTGTGGCTGTGTTCTTTAAATCCCCCAGATTCAGGTGTGCTGTCTCTTCTCCTGTCTGCTGTCAGGTGTCTCTTCTTTTCTTGCTGCTGTCAGTGTTgcttctctcctcccctctcttgttttctcctctgctaACAGGTCTGCAACACTGAGGCACTCACCAGCAGCTCACAGATATTTATACAATCTGGACGGGACAGAAGGagggaggtaaaaaaaaaaaagagaagaggggaggttaaagggagggagggggatcAGAGGCAGGAGGTTGGACAGGCAGGATGAAGCTCATGAGGGAGAAAGTTAGAGGATGCTGGATGTTTTTggaacaaaaacatttacatttcccTCTAGTCTGATTTTGAGTCTACAATTTCCGTTTTTAAGATTTATGAATCGACTGCCTTGATATTTCTTGCATGCAGATACATGTGATCTTTGAAATCGTGCAGACACACTACTGGGAAGGGATTTGACTCGGGCTTGGGTACAGCGTGGCAGGGAAATCCGGTCCTTGATGGATACCTCCTCAGGAGCCAGTGTCCCCTTCCCTAacgaggaggggtgggggcacAATGTGACGCAAGCAGCCAATCAAAACGGGCTTTACGAAGGGTTGAGGTTACAAGTCATTTGGAGACTGGACACCTGACGCCGACCCTGACGTATACTGTGTCCCCACCACTGAGCCCGGGTTTGTGCAGTCTCATGCAGCCGTGCCGAGGGCTCCACCTATTCCCTGCAGTctaatacttttatttttacatatgTATCACAACATGAGTCGGATGACTGAGCTGACTTCTCATCATTTGCCGCCTGGGTGGATTTGTTGCTGTCTGTTGTCCCTCCTGTTCGGTTAAAAACAGCATCGGCCACATGATGAACGGCAGACTGAGAGGCTTCACGCAGGATGAAAGCTCCGAGAGGCACCTGCAACAGAGCCAAGCAGGTGTGCAGACAAACACGCCGTCCAACTCCAACAGCACTAAACTTTACGAGCTCTCATCTTACCCACAAATCgcgcctctttttttctgttccttgCATCTCTGCTGGCTTCTCTTCCACACTTCTTATCCTCACATCTCCttacatgtgtgtatgtgtgagtctATCAATCTCTGCAGACCTGCGAGGCCACCCCGAGCCCTCAAACATCTTCTCCACAGATGCAAGCGGGTAACAGAGCTGTAAGCCGGAGAAAATGCTGAACTATGCAgaccagtgaaaacacacctcgACTTTCAGGTGGACGTCGCTCTCCCACTGCTGGCAGCACTTGTTTACAGGCAGCTGGCGACACTTGAGACACTTGCTTTGATTAATGTGGCATTCCTGTGATTGGTCGGACaggtggatgaatgaatgaatcagtgaAGGCAGAAGTAATGAGTAGCTTTCAGACATCTGCACTTCACTCTGATGTTTGACATTCTGGCCGTCTTTTATTTTTACTACTAACATTTTTTTATGCAAATTCcagtgccttttttttccattttcaatccAGATTTTCAAAGCACATTGAATTCTAGATACCATTTTAGTCCACATGAGTAGCAGTGACAAGGATTTTCACATTGCTGTGTGCTTCCTCGGCATAAACATAGAATACCACAAAAATAGAAGACACAATAGCACATGGATGATAGGATTAACCAGCATCTGTCAGATTTCATCCATAACAGAGgacaacagagaaacaaatgCAACCAACAGACCGCAGTCACCTGAAAATCTAAGACATGTTGGAAGCTGTGATATTTTAAcccttacattttaaaacacagcagattttagtgagtagAGTAGGTTGTCTACCAATTAGAGGGTTATCAGATTTAATTGCCCATCTAGCCTTGTCCATGTGGACTTGAGTTAGACACTGAACTCCGACTTACTTGGCATGACAACTGCTTCTCCAGAGTTTGTGCATGACTGTGTGAACAGGCCAATCACGTGAAGCACGATGAGACCGCCTAAGTAAATGTCCTTTATTTACATCGCACATTCTCAGTGCTTCAGCGGCCTCAATGTGCTCCATGCCgttcacattcacccattcatacTCAGGCTCACACACAAGCAACACGTCTGCCATACAAGGTGCTTGACCTCCGCTGGGAGCAATTGGGGGTTCAGTGTATTGCTCTAGTCGGTGGTCCTGGACACAAGCACCTATTGGACAACGTTAAAAACAGCTGTTCTTGcgtgtttctgcagtttcagcTTCTATTTTCCGCATGGTTTTCCTCTGGTCACCCTGGTGAGTCTCATTGCCCTGATGTTGCATCGGCCACTGGACTTAACAATATGCTTGGTAGAACTAAAGGTCAGTTTACTTTAACTTTCACCAGCTTTTCACACAGGTGTCTGTGCATCCACTTGAGTGAGAAGgagcatctgttttttttaaaaagggctggttttcaaacttttggcACATCTTCTAACAggactccaaaaaaaaaaaggttgtgaaGCACTGTAAAGGTATCACACTGACATTTTATACAGTTAAGATATTTCAATAATTCAAATAACCAAGGAGAAATGGGCTGAAAGGTAGGACATGTGGCAAAACTACACATAGACATATGGggatagtaaaaaaaaaaaaagaagaagtacaaAAGCAACAACCTTCACATAAAGGATGAATgagatttttcaaaaataatttttaatgGGAAGGCTCAAGTATTCAACACAGATGCCATGGACTTTTTCGAGTTTTACCCCCCAACAGCCAACACTTCCATCTCTAACCAGATCAGTCTTCACCAGACTGGGCGGTGTAATGAGGGGGTGACGAATACTGGTTGGCACTTTGTTCCCTTTGGTCTCCTGTGGGTTTAATTCACTTTTATGTGACTCACATAACCGTCGCTATGTCCGGAATCTGAAGTCATCCAGCGAGAGGACCAAAACATCCTCTGCTGCCAATGTGGGTGTGTCTGAGCACTCAGAGAGGATAAAAATGTCTCATACATTCAAATACAGTTCAATGGAGCGCTATCACCCTATATACTGTATAGATTCGGAGGGAACAACCCTGAATGAAGTGGCAGATTTCTAACTCTGACAAAACTTGATTACTTTTTGCTCAACAGCGTATTCAAGTTACAACTGTAGTCAACACAAAATCACATCCAAGTTTCAAACAAATGTAAATAACCTGACTTGTCTTGGTGAAATTTCACCCATCACCCCTCCTGTGAGCCGATGGTACTAACTAAAAGGCCATCTGCTGTATATCAAGGAAACAATTGGTCCCTATGGACCAGTTTAAAGTCTGACTCCCAGGGAGGGGCGGGCCgagctgtcagggtgagtttgtgtCCTCTGCCGTAGAAAGATGGGAACGCCATGTCTGTCAGAACAATAATAGCTCACAGGTTCTGGTCCCTCATACTTTAGTGCCATCCTGGGACTCCACTCTGTCAGTAAAGTAACACACCAGTCAAAACAGCCCAGTGATGAGGGGAAacttataaaaacaaaacataaaaaaaaaaaaaaaatccagaccAGGACTTTATGAGCTCCGAAAGGATGGTTgtgtgttaaaatgttgaagagTGATGCAACcaattgctgtttttttcttccccttttcaccttttttccgTCTCCAGCCTCTCTTATGATCAGTCCCTCTGTGTTGACTGCGGCCCTCCACCCAGCGCTAAGACAGTGAGCTGGTTTGAACCAGAAAATACCAGACAAGTACCCtttgaaatcattttatttcagagccaaaaaaaaaaaagaagatcagtatttacagctgaaataaattacatcaaaaataacaaattaaCAATGTAGATTGAATCTAGACACAACTTACACCTATGTTTGTTTCACAGCTCAGGCTCTAACCAAAGGTGGCAAACCGTCCCTTTCAAATGCACCATCACAAAGAGATAAACCGCCCTTCAGTAGCAACACCAGTATTATTGAAAAGCTTCACATAGTTGAGATAAAAACCCAAATATAccgaaagaaagacagaagcagTCATAAATCAAACATCTGCAGAGTGAAAGACGGTGCAGTAGGAAAGTAGGGCAACCGTGACCAAACTGACCCAGAGCTCGACACCACTGAGCAGGAAGTTCAGAGGTACAGCGTGGTGCGGAGACGTTCATAAACCAGTGTTTTGGGGTCTGACATTGTTAACCTGACTCTGCACAACAAGCTGGGGTGATGTATGAATGGAGAATGATGGTTAAAAGCAGGACATTGACAAAACACCTCTCTAGTTCCCTTTTTCCGATCATCCGTCGTGAGCAGGAAACAGAACCGAAGAGTGAAATCAGTTTTCTGTCAAAGCTCTTCTTTGAtggaaaggaggagaaaaaaaaacactggatgaGACAGATGAGGCTCAGATGTTTTGATTCATGAAGTGTTCCTTTTAGAACATTCTCAAAGTGGGCTCACAGGTGGAAATCAGAGGTTCATCTGCTGGACGGTGCGGCCTCCTTATACGAGACCCCTGCAGCAGATTCACATTACCTATAAATACTACGAGAGGAAGTTTGTGAAGATTCCCTGCCTTTACAGTCTACCTATGTGATGCAGTGTGAAGGACCAAAAGCCAGAGCCCGGCACGTGATATGTATCATGGAATGGATCAATCCTTCACATCAGCTAGCAAACATCTTCCTCCTATCTGCAGTGAGACACCTCCCTCCACTCTTTCCCCCTTCATTTCCAGCCAGGGATGAAAGTGAGCCTTAGCACTGATCTCACATCAGATGTATGTGGGAAAAACAATGATAAGATCTGAACTGAGAGGGGTGAGAACAGGCCAGATACAAGAAGCTGCTGGCACTGAAGAGGGGAGTGGGAAGCTGGCTGGCGCCCCCTAGCTGGATCGAAGGACAGTGTGCAAAGGAAGGTTCTCCCCCGTCCACCTCATCAGTCACTAGTGGTACCGAATAATCACTGGAACTGGAAATGAGAAAGAAGCAACATAGTAAGAGAAGAGTCGAGCACACTCACTGTGATATTAAACTGTGTTTGTGCTCCAACACTCACTGATGATGATGAGCAGGAGAGCAACAACTATCAATGCAATAATCATCTTCATCTGTGGAAAAAATGACACACATTAGCCATTAGCATCTTTTTTTCCGTCCAAAACAACTTTCACAACAGTCAGTGTCACTGCGTGCTTTTGACTGGGCACATTACAAAGTTTTGTGACACTGGAGAATGATGACCGGTGGTCCTACCGAAGTCCTGAGGACATTGGTAATGACCTCGAGTGAAATTTAAAGCTCTATTACACTGTTTTAAAATTTTGTAGAAACTATAAACAATCAGAATTACACTTATAGTACAGATGTCACGTCCTGTCAGCAAGACGGAGTAGGAATAAAAAGGTTAAAACTCATCCCTCATGACATACATCTCTGATGCTACACAGGCGGATACACAGATCTTACAAATACTTTTAATACTTGAATGCacagacacataaacacaacGATCAAAGAGACACCCCACCTTCATGTCTCTCCACCACATCCTCCTGTGCAGCTGTTTGGCTCGGCTACTGAAGGCGGATGCATTGTCCGATAGACTCTCTGCAGCGTCACATGTTCGTGGCAAAAGgaagagaaataaacacaaGGAGAACACTTAATGAAAGACACATGACATCCAATATTTAAGCAAGTCTTGCTCCATGTTTGATCAGGTGACTCCAGTCACCTCACACTATCATGACTAATTATCGTGCACTACTAATTATGCAAGGCTGACCTGATGTGAGatcacgtgttttttttttttgtttttttttgtccaaaacaaGAAATGTTGAACCAAAATCAGAACACATTTCCTCCAGCTTCCTATCTCATGTCCCTTGTCTTGACATCCCACTCCAAACAGCTCGCCCACGTTGCTGTCTCCCTTCCTGTTTCTTGGATACTGTTGTTAACTTGATGTTTACGCATGCTAACAGGAAGGTTATGGCTCCCTAGCGTGCGGCCCTGTGCTCGTCCAAGCCCCCCCATCTCTCTTTAGAGTCTTTGTGCCTGTTGTTTCTATCTTCCATGTGCCTGTTTACGACCTGTGGCTGCTACAAAGTGAAGGGAACAGGCACGGCTTTTTAGGAGGACGCTTGTTAATCTTGCGGAATTCACCAGCAGGTCACCTACACATTGGCCAGAGACCGAGCGTGAGTCACAGGATAtaccattcacacacaaaacagctcCTTGGGACAGCAGGCGCAGTACaagtgaacagcagcagccattCAAACACCACACAGAACAAAATACATTCCAGATGTGCATCACTGTCTCTCTCGACAtgatggagaggagaggctCTGCAACATGTGCCTGAATGACATGGGGATGTTGAATACATGTGAACGGTTCAGCTGCACGTCTTCATCAACCAAGGAGGATGAAAGCTGCGAGGGTCTCGTTAAAAGCCCCAGATGCATGTGAAGTTATGCAACAGATGGAGGTTTCACACATTTGTGAGTCAGAGGGTGGGACTTCTTGAAAGCTTTCAGGCACACACCTGGTAAAACAATACAGCTGGACCCGTCTTTAACACAAAGTCTGAGTCTATTCACATGCATGACTTGATGAGAGATTGTAATCTACGCCCATTCCTGTATCTTTCCAACTTGCATATTTCTACAAAGTTTCAAAGGAACCATTTTATTTAGTGAAGCTGTAAAAACTAAACTGTAAAAATAGCGCCTCTTCAGTCGGCAGCAACACTTCATCTGccagaaataaaagaaaaaaacgactTTTGCAGGAAAAGTTGGACACAGATTTTggaatttgtgaaaatgttgaactcttctgttacaaaaaaaaaaaaatcatgttcaaATTGCGTGACACCCGAATCTTCAAGAACTGAATGCATAGTTGCAGTGCCTTTCATGTTGAGGGCATTTCTAACTTTCCAAAGCAAAGTAACTTGTTTGTATGTGCAGAGTGATTCATCCTCATTAGCAAATGTTTTCCTTCCACGCTGACACATGTGCCATTCAGTTTTGTTTCAATACAAACAAATCCTGCAAATGACCCTATATATAGAACCAATCTGAAAAGCCTCCTTCCCACGAAGCTCATTCAGTATGACTTTGGAAGTAAACACAGCACACATGCGCCGCACACGTGAAAGCTTGAAGACAGAAGCTGTCCTTGCGCGCCTCACCTGACTTGTCCTGCAGGTCGTCGAGACGCTCGCCTCTCTCGATCACCTTGGAGATGTTCTCTTGCATCACATCGATCACCTCATCGACCTGCGACTGCACCCTGAGGCATGAGACACGGACTCAGAAAAACTGATCTCATTCTTGGTACATCTCCGTGAAAAGTTGTGTAAAGCTGGCAGGCAATAAAACGATTGAAAGATGAAGTTGAAACTCTTTCTGGCCTGCATGAATCTGCTCGCTATCCACAGACATTCAAATCTCTGCTTTAGTCATGGTTCTCATAGCCGAATATGGCATTACCATCCAGATTacctttgatttattttgaatgtaGAGTAATACCTCTTGGAAGGCAGCAGGATGAGGACATTGGCAACAAGGTTTGAAAAGCTTTTCAGTATGGTTCAACAATGAATTTCTTCCTTTAACAAGAGTCTGTTCTCCAGCACCATCAAATCGATTAgtttcaggctgcaggaaaTGATGAATCTTGGCCTTCGGCTTGATCGCACGCTAAAGGTAGTAAGTATATAAAAGGGTTCGCTAGAGCAGGGCGAAATCGAAAAAACGATGAAGCATGAGCTGCCACTGGAGCATGTAAACAATGCCACACAGGACACTGAACATTTTTGGAATCTCCAATGACAACATGGAGTTCAAATGTGCTCACTACAATGGCAAGCTGTAAGGAAGGTAGGTAGGTAGCGCAGAGAAACAAGTGTGGGTGCCAGACTCTCTCAACAATgacctcctctgttctctgggTTCCTTCTGACTGAAGGTTAATATGGAAACAGGCTGCAGAAGGGCCCAGACATCCTAGGAAAGTTACACAATAACTTGCACATGATAGGTCTTTCTTACACAATGTGCTAACAACCAGAGGTTTCTGGTAAACACACCACCGAGCTACAGTTATATAACACCAGTACCAAAACTTGGGCTGGAGTTACAAGTCTGACCACTTGGCTTTTAGTTTTAAGGAGGAATGTGTTTGTACTTACTGCTTAATTTTAT
The window above is part of the Salarias fasciatus chromosome 23, fSalaFa1.1, whole genome shotgun sequence genome. Proteins encoded here:
- the vamp4 gene encoding vesicle-associated membrane protein 4 isoform X1; amino-acid sequence: MREPDQEEQPEENMPPKFKRHLNDDEVTGSIRSERRNLLEEDSDEEEDFFLRGPTGPRFGPQNDKIKQVQSQVDEVIDVMQENISKVIERGERLDDLQDKSESLSDNASAFSSRAKQLHRRMWWRDMKMKMIIALIVVALLLIIIIPVIIRYH
- the vamp4 gene encoding vesicle-associated membrane protein 4 isoform X2, producing the protein MPPKFKRHLNDDEVTGSIRSERRNLLEEDSDEEEDFFLRGPTGPRFGPQNDKIKQVQSQVDEVIDVMQENISKVIERGERLDDLQDKSESLSDNASAFSSRAKQLHRRMWWRDMKMKMIIALIVVALLLIIIIPVIIRYH